A region from the Acidiferrobacter sp. SPIII_3 genome encodes:
- the tadA gene encoding tRNA adenosine(34) deaminase TadA, translating into MSDDIEEPMVRDDEHWMAVALAQAADAGRAGEVPVGAVLVRAGVMLAGAGNRPIALYDPTAHAEILALRAGGARIGNYRLKDCVLYVTLEPCAMCAVALVHARIARLVFGAADPRAGAAGSAFTLTDDARFNHRVSVAGGVLAAECEALLRDFFRARRADGSDRGLAQLKE; encoded by the coding sequence ATGAGCGATGATATCGAGGAGCCGATGGTGCGGGACGACGAGCATTGGATGGCTGTGGCGCTGGCACAGGCCGCGGATGCCGGGCGTGCGGGCGAGGTGCCGGTCGGCGCGGTTCTGGTGCGCGCCGGTGTCATGCTTGCGGGCGCCGGTAACCGCCCGATCGCCCTTTATGATCCGACTGCCCATGCCGAGATTCTGGCGTTGCGCGCCGGCGGGGCGCGGATCGGCAATTACCGTCTCAAGGATTGCGTCTTGTATGTCACCCTGGAGCCCTGCGCCATGTGCGCCGTCGCACTCGTGCATGCGCGCATTGCGCGTCTCGTGTTCGGCGCAGCGGATCCGCGCGCGGGGGCCGCGGGTTCGGCCTTCACGCTCACAGACGATGCCCGTTTCAATCATCGCGTGTCGGTTGCCGGTGGCGTCTTGGCGGCGGAATGCGAGGCGCTCCTGCGTGATTTCTTCCGTGCTCGTCGTGCCGACGGCTCAGATCGCGGGCTCGCTCAATTGAAAGAGTAG
- the mltF gene encoding membrane-bound lytic murein transglycosylase MltF produces the protein MLDGCSSRHVQPKLVRLPDQGHGELVVLTRSGPTTYYEGAQGPAGMEYDMARDFADYLGLKLKIKVIARDRGLMRALAAGEGNLVAGLAITSARKQEARFGPPYQVIHEELVYRAGTRKPDNARALIGRPIEVVAGSSAATALARLRPTLPHLAWTDTTHMQADELLFLVWQGLLRFTVADSNVVAVNRRYYPALRVAFTVGPPRALAWAFPKKRDTKLYRAAFRFFAQLRRSGQLADLIARYYGVTRFNYVHIHTYLRRVRVALPLYAPLFRSAGARYHIPWRLLAAVSYQESRWDANAESPTGVQGLMMLTNDTCLSVGVTDRLNPRQSIDGGARYLRALLDALPSDIPQPDRTWMALAAYNIGVNHLEDARWLTREQGANPDRWTDVEQRLPLLEDPWWFRKTRYGYAPGYTAVQYVNRIRVYYRILRHLRQTSGATRSLLFQLSEPAI, from the coding sequence ATGCTCGACGGGTGCTCCTCCCGTCACGTCCAGCCAAAGCTCGTGCGCCTCCCGGACCAGGGACACGGTGAACTGGTCGTCCTGACACGCAGCGGCCCTACGACCTATTACGAAGGGGCGCAGGGACCAGCGGGGATGGAATACGACATGGCCCGGGATTTTGCCGATTATCTCGGACTGAAACTGAAAATCAAGGTCATTGCGCGTGACCGCGGACTGATGCGGGCCCTGGCCGCCGGAGAAGGCAACCTCGTGGCCGGCCTTGCGATCACATCGGCGCGGAAACAGGAGGCGCGCTTCGGTCCACCCTACCAAGTCATCCACGAAGAGCTTGTATACCGTGCCGGTACCCGCAAGCCCGACAATGCCCGCGCCCTGATCGGGCGACCGATCGAGGTGGTGGCGGGATCGAGCGCGGCCACGGCCCTCGCGCGTCTGCGCCCGACACTGCCGCATCTGGCCTGGACCGATACCACCCACATGCAGGCCGATGAACTGTTGTTCCTGGTATGGCAGGGCCTGTTGCGCTTCACGGTCGCTGACTCCAACGTAGTCGCGGTCAATCGCCGCTACTACCCGGCGCTACGCGTCGCCTTTACCGTCGGACCACCACGGGCATTGGCCTGGGCGTTCCCAAAGAAGCGCGACACCAAGCTCTACCGCGCCGCCTTCCGCTTCTTTGCGCAGCTGCGGCGCTCGGGACAGTTGGCCGACCTGATCGCCCGCTACTACGGCGTTACACGATTCAACTACGTCCATATCCATACCTATTTGAGACGAGTGCGGGTAGCGCTGCCGCTCTACGCCCCGCTCTTTCGGAGCGCCGGCGCCCGTTATCACATCCCCTGGCGTCTGCTGGCCGCGGTTAGCTATCAGGAGTCACGCTGGGACGCCAACGCCGAATCGCCGACCGGGGTTCAGGGCCTCATGATGCTAACTAATGACACCTGTCTCTCGGTGGGGGTGACGGATCGCCTGAACCCACGCCAGAGTATCGACGGAGGGGCACGCTACCTGCGCGCGCTCCTCGACGCCCTGCCCTCTGATATCCCGCAGCCCGACCGGACCTGGATGGCACTGGCCGCCTACAATATCGGCGTCAATCATCTTGAGGACGCCAGGTGGCTTACACGCGAACAAGGGGCCAACCCGGATCGCTGGACCGACGTCGAGCAACGCCTGCCGCTTCTCGAAGACCCCTGGTGGTTTCGCAAGACCCGCTACGGCTACGCCCCGGGCTACACGGCCGTGCAATACGTCAATCGTATCCGGGTCTACTACCGGATCCTTCGCCACCTCCGCCAGACCTCGGGGGCCACGCGCTCGCTACTCTTTCAATTGAGCGAGCCCGCGATCTGA